One genomic window of Cricetulus griseus strain 17A/GY chromosome 3, alternate assembly CriGri-PICRH-1.0, whole genome shotgun sequence includes the following:
- the Cnep1r1 gene encoding nuclear envelope phosphatase-regulatory subunit 1 isoform X2 → MNSLEQAEDLKAFERRLTEYIHCLQPATGRWRMLLIVVSVCTATGAWNWLIDPETQKVSFFTSLWNHPFFTISCITLIGLFFAGIHKRVVAPSIIAARCRTVLAEYNMSCDDTGKLILKPRPHVQ, encoded by the exons ATGAACTCGCTGGAACAGGCGGAAG ATCTCAAGGCTTTCGAAAGAAGACTTACTGAGTATATTCATTGCTTGCAACCTGCCACTGGACGCTGGAGAA TGCTTCTTATAGTGGTGTCTGTATGTACAGCTACTGGTGCCTGGAACTGGCTAATAGATCCTGAGACACAAAAG GTGTCCTTCTTCACGTCATTATGGAATCATCCATTTTTCACAATTAGCTGTATAACTCTAATAGGCTTGTTCTTTGCTGGCATACACAAAAGAGTAGTCGCACCATCAAT TATAGCTGCTCGATGTCGAACGGTACTAGCAGAATATAATATGTCTTGTGATGAT acAGGAAAGCTAATTTTGAAACCTAGACCTCACGTTCAATGA